A genomic segment from Luteolibacter ambystomatis encodes:
- a CDS encoding alkaline phosphatase family protein has protein sequence MNRMIRRLFVAVLAIAGSPFANAEAARAEHVFIISFDQASPAGIEKAEMPLFKKMAAEGAHTWEAYTIVPSLTLPSHTSMLTGVGIQKHQVDWNNYQPEKGVVKVPTIFALAKQKGLGTAMFVAKEKFQHLNQPGTVDTFVYPKDDETCGSVARRFAEEVVKSKPALCFIHFGDPDVKGHEFGIYSPEKMQAYTDTDKALKVIRDAVDKAGLTASSVFILTADHGCHDIKDKNGITRGTHGDSSPDDVTIPWVAWGKGVKPGATITAPVVQYDTAATALWLLGVPVPEGFWGRPVTSAFGN, from the coding sequence ATGAACCGTATGATCCGCCGTTTGTTCGTGGCCGTGCTGGCCATTGCAGGAAGTCCGTTTGCCAATGCCGAGGCCGCGCGTGCGGAGCACGTGTTCATCATCAGCTTCGACCAGGCATCGCCCGCGGGCATCGAGAAGGCGGAGATGCCGCTGTTCAAGAAGATGGCCGCGGAAGGCGCGCACACCTGGGAGGCCTACACGATCGTGCCGAGCCTCACCCTCCCCTCCCACACTTCCATGCTCACCGGCGTGGGCATCCAGAAGCACCAGGTCGACTGGAACAACTACCAGCCGGAAAAAGGCGTGGTGAAGGTGCCCACCATTTTCGCACTGGCGAAGCAGAAGGGCCTGGGCACGGCCATGTTCGTGGCGAAGGAGAAATTCCAGCACCTCAACCAGCCGGGCACCGTGGATACCTTCGTCTATCCGAAGGACGATGAGACCTGCGGCAGCGTGGCGCGCCGTTTCGCCGAGGAGGTCGTGAAGTCGAAGCCCGCGCTGTGCTTCATCCACTTCGGTGATCCGGATGTGAAGGGCCATGAGTTCGGCATCTATTCGCCGGAAAAGATGCAGGCCTACACGGACACGGACAAGGCGCTGAAGGTGATCCGGGATGCGGTGGACAAGGCCGGCCTCACCGCCAGCAGCGTCTTCATCCTCACCGCCGACCACGGCTGCCATGACATCAAGGACAAGAACGGCATCACCCGCGGCACGCACGGCGATTCCTCGCCGGACGACGTGACCATCCCGTGGGTGGCCTGGGGCAAGGGCGTGAAGCCGGGCGCGACGATCACCGCGCCGGTGGTGCAGTATGACACCGCCGCCACCGCGCTGTGGCTGCTGGGCGTGCCGGTGCCGGAAGGCTTCTGGGGCCGCCCGGTGACGAGCGCGTTCGGGAATTGA
- a CDS encoding right-handed parallel beta-helix repeat-containing protein: MSGRFPLRGFWWACWLVPVANAATFYVAPTGGGTNSPSAGTSPANPFATVAYAAGRVAPGDEIVLLPGTYRNPTYGQTPLDIWKLEETVRVNNLNGTAAAWITIRAQTPGTVLMQGDGDAIFQLRNSSYVRVSGLTIEGEVDRIPVVLAKQYQFAYKDADGVVRYRVDPSLTDEQIAALTNLPVLDFAQRPSYFSTTGLLVQNSHHVEITDCTVHHLPGAGVRLQGIDHTKALRNTVHDCSRRSAVGTHGFVVQGGTNLLNDGFTGTRIELSANTVYDNYNEIYSWSELKTFINPQIDEGKGLTVQKTTAAISGWNIGRILIANNVCDGNGFSGIHLNGAQRVDIVNNTCFNNQRSGSGPNTGISVQDGADVTVRNNITVAVNDFGGRALSAGSTTGLVVENNVVQGTVTPEISAVAVATVSGDPRFVDASARVYRLRPDSPAIGLALPAYAPSVDHDGAARTPPPDAGALEFIPSALQLWRLQYFGTMVNAGTAADGSDANGSGTANLADFACGLPPVGAAILPAAFDAAAGTIQRPGMPSVFPASAADGGRRVMYFTRRKDRAALGLSYTLEAGMDLQAWHPVPESAAPGPSEAKLAVVAADANHEIVKALLPDTTAEGAARFFRVKIGNPSGE; encoded by the coding sequence TTGTCAGGGCGGTTCCCGCTGCGGGGTTTCTGGTGGGCCTGCTGGCTGGTTCCGGTGGCCAATGCCGCGACTTTCTACGTGGCACCCACCGGTGGTGGAACGAACAGCCCGTCCGCGGGAACGAGCCCGGCCAATCCCTTCGCCACGGTGGCGTACGCGGCGGGGCGGGTGGCTCCCGGGGATGAAATCGTGCTGCTGCCGGGCACCTACCGGAATCCGACCTACGGCCAGACCCCGCTGGACATCTGGAAGCTGGAGGAAACGGTGCGGGTGAACAACCTGAACGGCACGGCGGCGGCGTGGATCACCATCCGCGCGCAGACTCCGGGGACGGTGCTGATGCAGGGCGATGGCGATGCGATCTTCCAACTGCGGAACAGCAGCTACGTGCGCGTGTCCGGCCTCACGATCGAGGGCGAGGTGGACCGTATCCCGGTGGTACTAGCGAAGCAGTACCAATTCGCCTACAAGGACGCGGACGGTGTGGTGCGATACCGGGTGGACCCCTCGCTGACGGACGAGCAGATCGCGGCGCTGACGAACCTGCCGGTGCTGGATTTCGCCCAGCGGCCTTCCTATTTCTCCACCACCGGGCTGCTGGTGCAGAACAGCCACCATGTGGAGATCACGGATTGCACGGTCCACCACCTGCCCGGCGCGGGCGTGCGGCTGCAAGGGATCGACCACACGAAGGCGCTGCGCAACACGGTGCACGATTGCTCGCGGCGGTCCGCGGTGGGCACGCACGGCTTCGTGGTGCAGGGCGGCACGAACCTGCTGAACGACGGCTTCACCGGCACCCGCATCGAGTTGTCCGCGAACACCGTGTACGACAACTACAACGAGATCTATTCGTGGAGCGAGCTGAAGACCTTCATCAATCCGCAGATCGACGAAGGCAAGGGGCTGACGGTGCAGAAGACCACCGCGGCGATCAGCGGCTGGAACATCGGCCGCATCCTGATCGCGAACAACGTGTGCGATGGCAATGGCTTCAGCGGCATCCATCTGAACGGAGCGCAGCGCGTGGACATCGTGAACAACACGTGCTTCAACAACCAGCGCTCCGGCAGCGGGCCGAACACGGGCATCAGCGTGCAGGATGGCGCGGACGTGACGGTGCGGAACAACATCACCGTGGCGGTGAACGACTTCGGCGGCCGGGCCTTGTCCGCGGGCAGCACCACCGGACTGGTGGTGGAGAACAACGTGGTGCAGGGCACGGTGACGCCGGAGATCTCCGCCGTGGCGGTGGCGACGGTGTCCGGTGATCCCCGGTTCGTGGACGCGTCCGCGCGCGTTTACCGGCTGCGGCCGGATTCCCCCGCGATCGGCCTGGCGCTGCCGGCATACGCCCCGTCAGTGGATCACGATGGCGCGGCGCGCACGCCTCCGCCGGATGCCGGGGCGCTGGAGTTCATCCCGAGCGCGCTGCAACTATGGCGTCTCCAGTACTTCGGCACGATGGTGAATGCCGGGACGGCCGCGGATGGATCCGATGCGAATGGAAGCGGCACCGCGAACCTGGCGGACTTCGCCTGCGGGCTGCCGCCGGTGGGCGCAGCCATCCTTCCTGCGGCGTTCGATGCGGCCGCCGGGACGATCCAGCGGCCGGGGATGCCCTCCGTGTTCCCGGCATCCGCAGCGGATGGCGGACGGCGGGTGATGTACTTCACGCGGCGGAAGGATCGCGCCGCGCTCGGACTCTCCTACACGCTGGAGGCCGGCATGGATCTGCAAGCGTGGCATCCCGTGCCGGAATCCGCGGCACCGGGCCCGTCCGAAGCGAAGCTGGCCGTCGTGGCCGCCGATGCGAACCACGAAATCGTCAAGGCGTTGCTCCCGGACACGACAGCGGAGGGAGCCGCACGCTTTTTCCGCGTGAAGATCGGGAATCCCAGCGGAGAATAG
- a CDS encoding LamG domain-containing protein, with amino-acid sequence MKPSHTDLIERYFDGGLASDELRVLETLLLENPAVREEFLVFGNMEGSLQEWGAARTTESRHALIAEIRKASARRHLRRRAVFCLAAAALLALGLWAGLRGPGVWKERPSIVTADISPDSVLGTSHAIATFRGGALVSMDGRAVGETLERGGYRLPTGTAALETVEGTQVSCMAPAGFSLPDSRQIALSEGIFLIRHPAMPGILRITAGGMSFSLEEGECVMRVSRSSCEVLLESGRMIEGTGGPLLGIGRATLFREGGLAEEVPDAGPLREVGARLRKDTFARSNSGGVLPSLLDDPALVICYDFEPDPADASRVVNRARRGSRQRDGIVIGATSAPDRRRSGQVMEFSHHTDRIRLRADIESTELTFAAWVLVTGLDRRYNSLFMSDDFLPGGVHWQMGNAGYLGLCSRVDSYYQDAKTPPIIGPVNYGEWHHLATTCNAVTGEVSHYLDGRIISSSRFNGIPTFHFVTAEIGNWRPANLEGIEAEIIRNFMGKMDDFCLFTRVLSSDEIASLAREK; translated from the coding sequence ATGAAGCCCTCCCACACGGATCTCATCGAACGCTATTTCGACGGTGGCCTCGCCTCCGACGAGCTCCGCGTGCTGGAGACGCTGCTGCTGGAGAATCCCGCGGTCCGCGAGGAATTCCTCGTCTTCGGAAACATGGAAGGCTCCTTGCAGGAATGGGGTGCGGCCCGGACCACCGAGTCCCGCCACGCCCTGATCGCGGAAATCCGCAAGGCCTCCGCCCGCCGCCACCTCCGCAGAAGGGCCGTATTCTGCCTCGCCGCCGCAGCCCTCCTTGCGCTCGGCCTGTGGGCGGGATTGCGCGGGCCGGGCGTATGGAAGGAGCGGCCCTCCATTGTCACCGCCGATATTTCCCCGGATTCCGTGCTCGGCACCAGCCATGCCATCGCCACCTTCCGTGGCGGCGCACTGGTCTCCATGGATGGCCGCGCCGTGGGTGAGACACTGGAGCGCGGCGGCTACCGCCTGCCCACGGGAACCGCGGCGCTGGAGACGGTGGAAGGCACCCAGGTGAGCTGCATGGCACCTGCCGGCTTCAGCCTGCCGGACTCGCGCCAGATCGCGCTGTCCGAGGGGATCTTCCTCATCCGTCATCCCGCCATGCCCGGAATCCTCCGCATCACCGCGGGTGGCATGTCGTTTTCACTGGAGGAAGGCGAGTGCGTCATGCGCGTCTCCCGCTCCTCCTGCGAGGTGCTCCTGGAATCCGGCAGAATGATCGAGGGCACCGGCGGTCCGCTGCTGGGCATCGGTCGCGCCACCCTTTTCCGAGAGGGGGGGCTGGCGGAGGAGGTGCCGGACGCGGGACCGCTGCGGGAGGTTGGCGCGCGGCTGAGGAAGGATACTTTCGCCCGTTCCAACAGTGGCGGTGTTCTGCCGTCCTTGCTCGATGATCCGGCGCTGGTGATCTGCTACGACTTCGAGCCCGATCCGGCGGACGCCAGCCGCGTGGTCAACCGCGCCCGCCGCGGCTCCCGCCAGCGCGATGGCATCGTCATCGGCGCCACCTCGGCACCGGACCGCCGCCGATCCGGCCAGGTGATGGAGTTCTCCCATCACACCGACCGCATCCGCCTGCGCGCGGACATCGAATCCACCGAGCTGACCTTTGCCGCGTGGGTGCTGGTGACCGGCTTGGACCGTCGCTACAACTCGCTCTTCATGTCCGATGATTTCCTGCCCGGGGGCGTCCACTGGCAGATGGGAAACGCCGGCTACCTCGGGCTGTGCAGCCGTGTGGACTCCTACTATCAGGACGCGAAAACCCCGCCGATCATCGGTCCTGTGAACTACGGCGAGTGGCATCATCTCGCCACCACCTGCAATGCGGTGACCGGTGAGGTGAGCCACTATCTGGATGGCAGGATCATCAGCTCCAGCCGTTTCAACGGCATCCCCACCTTTCATTTCGTCACCGCGGAGATCGGCAACTGGAGGCCCGCCAATCTGGAAGGGATCGAGGCGGAGATCATCCGCAACTTCATGGGCAAGATGGATGACTTCTGCCTCTTCACCCGCGTCCTCTCGTCCGATGAGATTGCCTCGCTGGCGCGGGAGAAGTGA
- a CDS encoding sigma-70 family RNA polymerase sigma factor produces MNPHPSPPDPAKALRIQQMFVMEISNLRGFLWTLVPDRHRLDDVIQETFLTVTRKADTFEEGTNFRAWVFTIGRHKALQSLRERRHEGYLAPEVLEAITEDREPPDGHFDERAAHLRDCIAKLPGNARQMISLRYTHRKSLAEIADVLSFRPASVKVMLSRFRSLLRNCIERKLRQIPNPP; encoded by the coding sequence TTGAACCCGCACCCATCACCCCCTGATCCCGCGAAGGCCCTCCGCATCCAGCAGATGTTCGTCATGGAGATTTCCAATCTCCGCGGCTTCCTGTGGACGCTGGTGCCGGACCGCCACCGCCTCGATGATGTGATCCAGGAAACCTTCCTGACCGTCACCCGCAAGGCGGACACCTTCGAGGAGGGCACCAACTTCCGCGCGTGGGTCTTCACCATCGGCCGGCACAAGGCACTCCAGTCCCTGCGCGAGCGGCGGCATGAGGGGTATCTGGCGCCGGAGGTGCTGGAAGCGATCACGGAGGACCGGGAACCGCCGGACGGACACTTCGACGAGCGCGCCGCCCATCTCCGCGACTGCATCGCGAAGCTGCCGGGCAACGCCCGCCAGATGATCTCGCTGCGCTACACCCACCGCAAATCGCTGGCGGAGATTGCGGACGTGCTTTCCTTCCGCCCCGCCTCCGTGAAGGTCATGCTCTCGCGCTTCCGCTCCTTGCTCCGCAACTGCATCGAACGGAAGCTCCGCCAGATTCCGAACCCTCCATGA
- a CDS encoding alpha-L-fucosidase, translating into MYPKLTAILTAFTLSQPVLRANVAILADYPLGEPGSLGTNSRPLDLTGTYSYTGNNYGGTTPVATAGVSAPGSTHYLDTSDTTRQEGFWGPVFSVPGSDNFAMGIYVRAAEDTAATRGSIFTSGPSNQNGVLKITLDGNGWSASAHNVAWIGTAGGTGFTANTWVHLALIRSGGVTTFYIDGAAQAGTWSGTPVFGQSHLGVDAGGTNAFDGHLDQARVVTFTAGESVANILAALTSAGAPEPHILQQPASVVVQNGGTATFTAYASGHPTPTYQWFRNPGAVPVSGGATGTLTLANVTSADTGDYYVVATNTAGSDTSATATLAIGRAPTPSTLPDAVQQMQMDRKYGMFCHFGVNTFADQEWTDGTLPATTFNPTAVDADQWVLAAKAAGMRYLLLTTKHHDGFCLWPSAYTTYDVASSSRPDLDVVKLVSDACQRHGLRFAVYYSLWDRNWNNGAMRATSLDLSPANSAAYVTYMKNQLTELLTNYGPVAELWLDGGWVTPSEDWNIPAVYDLVKSLQPECQVSVNWTVGPEGSNVTPANQQPGDPLRYFPSDFRTADPFMPKFADPKTFTHSGNTYYLPFEATITIANGSHWFYHTGDETAKPLSSLENSFNTATAQGNLLVINCSPNRNGVLLPSNVTALAQLAQRLGLEPDRPFPVNLARTATASASTEWPSGGHQAWKASDEDPNSRWAAADGDASPTLSFDFGQATTFDRIMVNEYGEGDVYRCQSFDLQTSDDGSAWTTIHSGTTLGESIRIDLPAPVTSRWLRLRVNSASGAVSIWMFKVQNSARPDPEKTSFRLWQEQNFTLGEIQSGIAGADTTPWGDGLPNFLKYALGIGNARHPHTGGSATTFGMFPGGGWKFQFHRARPDVTYTIQSSSDLQNWQLYDQDPGSVGSPVEVFVPGGTGSLFLRLQAAEKP; encoded by the coding sequence ATGTATCCAAAATTGACTGCCATTTTAACGGCCTTCACCCTGAGCCAACCCGTGCTGCGGGCGAATGTGGCGATCCTCGCCGACTATCCGCTGGGGGAACCCGGCTCGCTCGGCACGAACAGCCGCCCGCTGGACCTCACCGGCACCTATTCCTACACGGGGAACAACTACGGGGGCACCACGCCGGTGGCCACCGCCGGGGTTTCCGCGCCGGGATCGACGCACTATCTGGACACCTCCGACACCACGCGCCAGGAGGGCTTCTGGGGACCGGTATTCTCCGTGCCGGGCAGCGACAACTTCGCGATGGGGATCTATGTCCGCGCGGCGGAAGACACGGCGGCCACCCGCGGCTCGATCTTCACCTCCGGCCCGAGCAACCAGAACGGCGTGCTGAAGATCACGCTGGATGGAAACGGCTGGTCCGCCAGCGCGCACAATGTCGCGTGGATCGGGACGGCCGGCGGCACGGGCTTCACCGCCAACACGTGGGTACACCTCGCGCTGATCCGCAGCGGCGGCGTCACGACCTTCTACATCGATGGCGCGGCGCAGGCGGGCACATGGTCCGGCACGCCGGTCTTCGGCCAATCCCACCTAGGCGTGGATGCCGGTGGCACCAACGCCTTCGACGGGCATCTCGACCAGGCCCGCGTGGTCACCTTCACCGCCGGAGAATCCGTGGCGAACATCCTCGCCGCGCTGACCTCGGCGGGCGCTCCGGAGCCGCACATCCTCCAGCAACCGGCATCGGTGGTCGTACAGAACGGGGGGACCGCGACCTTCACCGCCTATGCCAGCGGCCATCCCACGCCGACCTACCAGTGGTTCCGCAATCCCGGGGCGGTCCCCGTTTCCGGCGGTGCCACGGGCACGCTCACGCTGGCGAATGTCACCAGCGCGGACACGGGGGACTACTACGTGGTGGCCACCAATACCGCGGGCAGCGACACCAGCGCCACCGCCACGCTGGCCATCGGCCGCGCGCCAACGCCCTCCACGCTCCCGGACGCGGTGCAGCAGATGCAGATGGACCGGAAATACGGCATGTTCTGCCACTTCGGCGTCAATACCTTCGCCGACCAGGAGTGGACGGATGGCACGCTGCCGGCCACCACCTTCAATCCCACCGCGGTGGACGCGGACCAGTGGGTGCTGGCGGCAAAGGCCGCGGGCATGCGCTATCTGCTGCTCACCACGAAGCATCACGACGGCTTCTGCCTGTGGCCGTCCGCCTACACGACGTATGACGTGGCCTCGTCCTCGCGGCCGGATCTCGACGTGGTGAAGCTGGTGTCGGACGCCTGCCAGCGCCACGGCCTGCGCTTCGCCGTCTATTACTCGCTGTGGGACCGCAACTGGAACAACGGCGCGATGCGCGCAACCAGCCTCGACCTGAGCCCGGCGAACAGCGCCGCCTACGTGACCTACATGAAGAACCAGCTCACGGAGCTGCTCACGAACTACGGCCCGGTGGCGGAGCTGTGGCTGGATGGAGGCTGGGTCACCCCCAGCGAGGACTGGAACATCCCGGCGGTCTATGACCTGGTGAAATCGCTCCAGCCGGAATGCCAGGTGAGCGTGAACTGGACGGTGGGACCGGAGGGATCGAACGTCACTCCCGCGAACCAGCAGCCCGGCGATCCGCTGCGATACTTCCCCTCCGATTTCCGTACGGCCGACCCGTTCATGCCGAAGTTCGCGGACCCGAAGACCTTCACGCATTCCGGAAACACCTACTACCTGCCCTTCGAGGCGACGATCACGATCGCGAATGGCTCGCACTGGTTCTACCACACCGGCGACGAGACGGCGAAGCCGCTGTCCTCGCTGGAAAACTCGTTCAACACCGCCACCGCGCAGGGAAACCTGCTGGTCATCAACTGTTCTCCCAACCGCAATGGCGTGCTGCTGCCCAGCAACGTCACCGCGCTGGCGCAACTGGCACAGCGGCTGGGACTCGAACCGGATCGTCCGTTCCCGGTGAACCTCGCCCGGACCGCCACGGCCAGCGCCTCCACCGAGTGGCCGAGCGGCGGCCATCAAGCGTGGAAGGCCAGTGACGAGGACCCTAACAGCCGCTGGGCCGCGGCGGACGGTGATGCCAGCCCCACGCTCTCCTTCGACTTCGGACAAGCGACGACTTTCGACCGGATCATGGTGAATGAATATGGCGAGGGCGATGTGTACCGCTGCCAGTCGTTCGACCTGCAAACGAGTGACGATGGCTCGGCGTGGACCACGATCCACAGCGGCACCACGCTGGGCGAGTCCATCCGCATCGACCTGCCCGCACCGGTGACCTCGCGGTGGCTGCGCCTCCGCGTGAACTCCGCGTCCGGCGCGGTCTCGATCTGGATGTTCAAGGTCCAGAACTCCGCAAGACCCGATCCGGAGAAGACCTCCTTCCGCCTGTGGCAGGAGCAGAACTTCACGCTCGGTGAGATCCAGTCCGGGATCGCCGGAGCGGATACCACGCCGTGGGGCGATGGCCTGCCGAACTTCCTCAAGTATGCGCTCGGCATCGGCAATGCACGCCATCCCCACACAGGAGGGAGTGCCACGACCTTTGGCATGTTTCCGGGAGGCGGCTGGAAATTCCAATTCCACCGCGCCCGTCCGGACGTGACCTACACGATCCAGTCCTCGTCCGATCTCCAGAACTGGCAGTTGTACGATCAGGACCCGGGCAGCGTCGGCAGCCCCGTCGAGGTCTTCGTTCCCGGTGGCACGGGCTCTCTTTTCCTGCGCCTCCAAGCCGCGGAGAAACCATGA
- a CDS encoding LamG domain-containing protein, translating to MKNTSPLVLAMFAGLTAVSPAAVTVFAEYHLGEAGSLSGANNLPQDSSGNGRNLATAISGNTVIVGTTGVVAPGSTAYIDTSSATNEGWFSSNLLTGLPTDDFAVGVYASSATIGGTRDIISLGGNNGAYKLSLGPNGWAASAHNVSWIGTANGIAGSFTADQWVHLSLIRSAGTTTFYINGVAQATYAGAPVNDTLHISVNPGGGTYFNGKIDEARIVTFTPGESTSNILNALQGVPEPSAAILGGLGLLGLLRRRRE from the coding sequence ATGAAAAACACATCCCCCTTGGTGCTCGCCATGTTCGCGGGCCTGACCGCAGTCTCTCCCGCCGCCGTAACGGTCTTCGCCGAGTATCATCTCGGTGAAGCCGGGAGCCTCTCCGGAGCCAACAATCTTCCCCAGGATAGTTCCGGCAACGGCAGGAATCTCGCCACCGCCATCAGCGGCAATACCGTCATTGTCGGAACCACCGGCGTGGTGGCTCCGGGATCGACCGCCTACATCGATACCAGCAGCGCGACCAATGAGGGATGGTTCTCGTCCAACCTCCTGACCGGCCTACCCACCGATGATTTCGCGGTGGGCGTCTATGCTTCTTCGGCAACGATTGGCGGCACACGGGACATCATCTCGCTGGGGGGAAACAACGGAGCCTACAAGCTCTCACTGGGCCCCAATGGCTGGGCCGCAAGTGCGCATAACGTATCATGGATCGGGACCGCCAACGGGATTGCCGGTTCCTTCACCGCGGACCAGTGGGTGCATCTCTCCCTGATCCGCTCCGCTGGCACGACGACCTTTTACATCAATGGCGTGGCACAGGCCACCTACGCGGGCGCTCCGGTCAATGACACGCTTCACATTTCGGTGAATCCAGGTGGCGGGACTTATTTCAACGGCAAGATCGACGAGGCCCGCATCGTGACTTTCACGCCGGGTGAAAGCACCTCGAACATCCTCAATGCGCTCCAAGGCGTGCCCGAGCCATCGGCGGCCATTCTCGGAGGACTGGGATTGCTCGGCCTGCTGCGCCGCCGCAGGGAGTGA
- a CDS encoding DNA-3-methyladenine glycosylase 2: MIDDHAAYRALASHDPRFDGVFYVGVTSTGVYCRPVCPARTPRRENCRFFPSAAAAEKAAFRPCLRCRPELAPGQAPVDHAQRIAHLIVHRLNEGLLDEGTGLEDLAEGFGISSRQLRRIVHAELGVSPIELMQTRRLLLAKQLLTETTLPVTEIAFASGFASLRRFNDAFLRHYRMPPTRLRKSLAEKSTPSSTGTSTLRLSYRPPYDWDGIVAFLRHRLIQGVEWIPDDGSAYFRTIRLGDHTGWVRVRHDEEKRALRVEFTHTLTPALPALLGRLRDLFDLNARPDLIAAHLGNDPLLADSVRRDPGLRVPGAFDPFEMAVRAILGQQVTVRAATTIACRVAATFGEEFATPFPPLNRLTPAATVLARAEVSDIARLGIVGSRAACIQSLARACHRGELVLDSGGDPDAAFAQLTALPGIGPWTAHYLAMRALRWPDAFPKEDIAIRNRLGRVTAKRAEEISQAWRPWRSYAVMHLWRNP; this comes from the coding sequence ATGATCGACGACCACGCCGCCTACCGCGCCCTCGCTTCGCACGATCCGCGTTTCGATGGCGTCTTCTACGTCGGCGTCACTTCCACCGGCGTCTATTGTCGTCCCGTGTGTCCCGCGCGCACGCCGCGCCGGGAAAACTGCCGCTTCTTCCCCAGTGCCGCCGCAGCGGAAAAGGCCGCCTTCCGCCCGTGCCTGCGCTGCCGCCCGGAACTCGCGCCCGGCCAGGCACCTGTCGATCACGCCCAGCGCATCGCCCACCTCATCGTCCATCGTCTTAATGAAGGATTGCTCGATGAAGGCACGGGCCTGGAGGACCTCGCGGAAGGTTTCGGCATCAGCTCGCGGCAGCTCCGCCGCATCGTCCATGCCGAGCTCGGCGTCTCGCCCATTGAGCTGATGCAGACGCGCCGGTTGCTGCTCGCGAAGCAGCTTCTAACAGAAACCACGCTGCCCGTCACGGAGATCGCCTTTGCCAGCGGCTTCGCCAGCCTGCGCCGGTTCAATGACGCCTTCCTGCGCCACTACCGCATGCCGCCCACGCGCCTGAGGAAATCCCTCGCGGAAAAATCCACGCCATCCTCCACCGGCACCTCCACGCTCCGCCTCAGCTATCGCCCGCCGTATGATTGGGACGGCATCGTCGCCTTTCTCCGCCATCGTCTCATCCAGGGAGTGGAGTGGATTCCGGACGATGGCTCCGCCTATTTCCGCACCATTCGTCTCGGCGATCACACCGGCTGGGTCCGCGTCCGCCATGATGAGGAGAAACGCGCGCTCCGTGTCGAGTTCACCCACACGCTCACGCCCGCGCTGCCCGCGTTGCTCGGACGCCTGCGCGATCTCTTCGATCTCAACGCGCGCCCGGATCTCATCGCCGCGCATCTCGGGAACGATCCGCTGCTCGCGGACTCCGTGCGGCGCGATCCCGGGCTGCGCGTGCCCGGTGCCTTCGATCCCTTCGAGATGGCGGTGCGCGCCATCCTCGGCCAGCAGGTCACCGTCCGCGCCGCCACCACCATCGCCTGCCGCGTGGCCGCCACTTTTGGCGAGGAGTTCGCCACACCCTTCCCGCCACTCAATCGTCTCACACCTGCTGCCACCGTGCTCGCGCGGGCGGAGGTATCGGACATCGCGCGCCTTGGCATCGTCGGCAGTCGCGCCGCCTGCATCCAATCGCTCGCACGTGCGTGTCATCGCGGTGAACTCGTCCTCGACAGCGGCGGTGACCCGGACGCCGCATTCGCGCAGCTCACCGCGCTGCCCGGCATCGGTCCATGGACCGCGCACTATCTCGCCATGCGCGCGCTGCGCTGGCCGGATGCCTTCCCGAAGGAAGACATCGCCATCCGCAACCGCCTCGGCCGCGTCACGGCGAAGCGGGCGGAAGAAATCTCACAAGCGTGGCGTCCGTGGCGCAGCTACGCGGTGATGCACCTGTGGCGGAATCCCTGA
- a CDS encoding methylated-DNA--[protein]-cysteine S-methyltransferase, with the protein MNTTTTQQACKVIGSPVGRLTLVAGEKGLAAVLWENDAPDRVRLGVLAERPDHPVLVEAERQLGEYFAGKRTSFTVPLEFHGTDFQKEVWAALLEIPYGETRTYGQIAERIGRPDSQRAVGAANGRNPISILAPCHRVIGTNGKLTGFAGGLETKAKLLALECGQPVAWW; encoded by the coding sequence ATGAACACGACGACAACCCAACAGGCATGCAAGGTGATCGGCTCGCCGGTGGGACGGCTCACCCTGGTGGCGGGCGAAAAGGGACTGGCGGCGGTGCTGTGGGAGAACGACGCTCCGGACCGCGTGCGGCTGGGGGTGCTGGCGGAGCGGCCGGATCATCCGGTGCTGGTGGAGGCGGAGCGGCAGCTCGGCGAATACTTCGCGGGGAAGCGGACGAGCTTCACGGTACCGCTGGAATTCCACGGCACGGATTTCCAGAAGGAGGTGTGGGCGGCGCTGCTGGAGATTCCCTACGGTGAGACTCGTACTTACGGACAGATCGCGGAGCGGATCGGGCGGCCGGACTCGCAGCGTGCGGTGGGAGCAGCCAACGGGCGCAATCCGATCTCGATCCTCGCACCGTGCCACCGCGTGATCGGCACGAATGGGAAGCTCACCGGATTCGCGGGCGGGCTGGAGACGAAGGCGAAGCTGCTGGCCCTGGAATGCGGCCAGCCGGTGGCGTGGTGGTAA